A stretch of the Malus domestica chromosome 08, GDT2T_hap1 genome encodes the following:
- the LOC114827154 gene encoding uncharacterized protein: protein MALEGDDEALMYKLFSSSLSRSSLTWFRQLKSRSIESFTDLCEAFISQYVCNRRSRKDVTILFSTKQNVGESLKSYMTRFTEEMSTLEECDSHTAALAFREGVLPGTKMRRSLIETPPLDMREVMARADGIIRLEEKELIQSKRATATIAASLADTTALTLKPTAQPRQERSRLDRPNTKLTVSMGKNFYENKGKGIFRAQIPIRTPLEKQDRNKMCAHHNDFGHTTNDCQSLRNQVEAILKKGMLSQYHIESRDEHKNDGRLQAVTGNIGTDKRLLDINIIHGGPEPSEGREVRYRSQRREAEKSRHVHNITSAPETSKALDNFRVISFSQKDLEGIQFPHNDALVVMLCVANSRVKRVMIDGGSSTYVLFWSTFRRMKLDEKEIRPNPTHIYAFEGTKARPIGDVTLLVTAAGKTLFITFVIIDAPSAYNAIMGRDWIHRMDGEASTRCQVMRCLSTDGQTTIDIKGDQLEARKCYSMATDIKTNKEQLTEDPPQQDQENGDQEPPTIEPLREEVLDPTDPEKRIWVGSLLSDAEVEELMKFLRSNVDVFAWYHRDMLGIDPEVACHQLNVDLSYPPHRQKQRRFAPERYQSISKEVDRLIEVGFIRDVWCPTWVSNVVVVGKKEKGKWRVCVDYTNLNRACRKDCFPIPKIDQTVDATAGYALLSFLDAYSGYNQIPMAVEDQEKTAFITERGLYCYTVMPFGLKNAGSTYQRLVNKMFKNQIGNTMEVYIDDMVVKSRERCQHIDHLRNTFDILRRYHMRLNLAKCAFGVSSGQFLGHIVNKRGIEPNPAKLKPCVTCQIR from the exons ATGGCACTTGAAGGAGACGATGAGGCCCTCATGTACAAGTTGTTCTCCTCAAGTCTTTCGCGATCATCTTTAACGTGGTTTAGACAACTGAAATCGAGATCTATCGAAAGTTTCACAGATCTCTGTGAAGCGTTCATATCTCAATATGTCTGTAATCGGAGGTCAAGAAAAGATGTTACGATCTTGTTCAGCACCAAACAAAATGTTGGCGAGAGCCTCAAGAGCTACATGACTAGGTTCACGGAAGAGATGTCTACCCTAGAAGAGTGTGACTCTCACACCGCCGCTTTGGCATTCCGAGAAGGGGTGTTACCTGGAACGAAGATGCGTAGGTCGTTAATCGAGACACCACCACTGGACATGAGGGAGGTGATGGCCCGAGCTGATGGAATCATCAGATTAGAGGAAAAGGAACTTATCCAATCAAAGCGGGCCACCGCGACTATTGCTGCATCTCTAGCGGACACTACCGCACTTACCTTAAAACCCACGGCTCAACCGAGGCAAGAAAGATCTAGACTTGATCGCCCAAACACTAAGCTGACAGTGAGCATGGGTAAAAATTTTTACGAGAACAAAGGAAAAGGAATCTTTCGTGCACAGATCCCAATTCGAACGCCACTAGAGAAGCAAGACAGGAACAAGATGTGCGCTCATCACAACGACTTTGGTCATACCACTAATGATTGTCAAAGCCTAAGAAACCAAGTGGAAGCTATACTGAAGAAGGGGATGTTGTCACAGTACCACATAGAATCAAGAGACGAACACAAGAACGATGGAAGACTTCAAGCAGTAACAGGAAACATTGGAACGGATAAGAGGTTGTTGGATATCAACATCATACATGGTGGGCCCGAACCCTCTGAGGGACGTGAAGTGCGCTATCGGTCACAAAGACGAGAGGCCGAGAAGTCCAGACACGTACACAACATAACATCAGCCCCTGAAACGTCTAAAGCGTTGGATAATTTCAGAGTCATCTCCTTTAGCCAAAAAGACCTCGAAGGAATTCAATTCCCTCACAATGATGCGTTGGTCGTAATGCTATGTGTTGCCAATTCAAGAGTGAAAAGGGTAATGATAGATGGGGGAAGCAGCACATACGTTCTATTTTGGAGCACATTTAGAAGAATGAAATTAGACGAGAAAGAGATAAGGCCAAACCCAACTCATATCTATGCATTTGAAGGAACTAAGGCCCGGCCCATTGGAGACGTGACCCTTCTTGTCACAGCAGCAGGTAAGACTCTTTTCATCACTTTTGTCATCATCGATGCACCAAGTGCATATAATGCCATTATGGGAAGGGATTGGATCCATCGAATGGATGGGGAAGCGTCAACCAGATGCCAAGTAATGAGGTGTTTGTCGACGGATGGTCAAACGACCATCGATATCAAAGGGGATCAGCTGGAGGCCAGAAAATGCTACAGCATGGCAACAGACATCAAGACAAACAAGGAA CAATTAACGGAGGACCCACCACAACAGGATCAGGAAAACGGCGATCAAGAACCCCCAACTATAGAACCATTGAGGGAAGAGGTTTTGGATCCAACCGATCCTGAGAAACGAATATGGGTGGGCTCCCTCTTATCTGATGCGGAAGTCGAAGAGTTGATGAAATTTCTAAGGAGCAACGTTGATGTTTTTGCATGGTATCATAGGGACATGCTAGGAATTGATCCGGAAGTGGCATGCCATCAGTTAAATGTTGATCTGAGTTATCCTCCACACAGACAAAAGCAAAGGAGATTTGCGCCAGAACGATATCAGAGTATCAGTAAAGAAGTCGATAGGCTCATCGAAGTTGGGTTCATTCGTGATGTCTGGTGCCCAACTTGGGTTTCGAATGTCGTGGTGGTGggcaagaaagaaaaaggaaaatggcGTGTGTGTGTGGATTATACCAACCTGAACAGAGCATGTCGGAAAGATTGTTTTCCTATTCCAAAGATTGACCAGACGGTGGATGCTACGGCTGGGTATGCACTATTGTCTTTCTTAGATGCTTATTCTGGTTATAACCAAATTCCTATGGCTGTTGAAGATCAAGAGAAGACTGCTTTTATCACTGAGCGTGGATTGTATTGTTACACCGTTATGCCTTTCGGACTTAAGAATGCCGGCTCGACTTATCAAAGGTTAGTGAACAAGATGTTTAAAAATCAAATCGGAAATACAATGGaggtttacattgatgatatggTCGTCAAAAGCCGAGAAAGGTGCCAACACATTGATCATCTACGCAACACCTTTGACATATTGAGAAGATATCACATGCGGCTAAACCTGGCAAAATGCGCATTCGGTGTATCATCTGGGCAGTTCTTAGGGCACATAGTGAACAAACGAGGTATCGAACCGAACCCAGCAAAGTTGAAGCCTTGTGTAACATGCCAGATTCGGTAA